CCTTGATGTCAGAACCAGCCTTGAAGGCACATTTCACTTCAAGCCAcgttacatttatttattacccTACAGATTGACAGAAAGATAATACAGTTTCCCTACATCTGCACTGcattctttctttcctttttgaGTTTTGCATGATCCCAAGCCTGGTTTGACTATTTTTCTATTATGCTATAAAGATTCAAGATGTGGTATCACGTGATGTGGAGAACCCTCATTTTGATTCATCTGgctccaaaaatacatttttggacCTTACAAAGTGAATAGCATGGCTAAGATTACATTAAGAGACCAGAGATAATACTGTAGGAATACACAATGGTCATGCAGGGAAGAAAACAGGGCGACTGATGTGACATAAACTGTcaactgttaaataaaaataggTCAAATCTAGGTGTCGGGCGACAAGAAATATATAGGATACTGTTCTCTACTTGGCCGTAACTATGTGGTAAATATCAATTGAGCACAAACAGTCCAGTTAATAGTTCCTTCCAGCTCACATACAGTCTGCTTTTTCTCTGACTGGTAGTAAGGCAGGgggtggggagagagaggtaAAGACCCAGGACATTTTCACAAAGCCTTCATCCACAGTTTTGCGGTAAATGCTGGGTcacttttctgcttttttaaaccCGACAAcgctacacacacgcacacactcgaGAAAATCATCAAGGCAATGCAGCATCATCAGAATAGCATCATTGCGTAACATGAATTGGCCTCCGTGTCCCTTTTACAGCTGTTCAGTCACCGTCCGTTCCAGCTGTTAAATATGTCATGAATTCAAAAAATGGGGacccaaaatattttttttcttcacgtCAATTTGAACAGTTGAATCTGAGTCAGTGCACTTATTGCTGATGACAAACTGCCACTGattcaccctttttttttttttgtttcctgaaaaGTAACATGGATAGAAAGTCTCTTCACGAGGTGATcgctctctgcctcctctcggAGTATTTGCTTCTATTATAATCATTAACGATTGAGGGGCAGTGAACACTCCACGTGTTAACAGTGTGTGTAGCTAAAACAAAGAGCCATGTAAGGTAGTCACAACCATAGACATCCGGTCGTTGGCTTTTCAAGTGATGGCTGATCTCCAAGGGTTTGTGCTTCACATCAACAGTCATCTAATACACAGACAACAGAGTAATAAAGCTACAGTGTTATGAACACCATTTACTTGATTGGCATTGTTATACTTGAAAGTttcacatttataaaaacagaatggTTCTCTGGATTCCCAGTATTTATAGTGAGGATATGCACCTACAAGTCCACGACAACGTAGTGTCAAGGATTTAAATAGCAGTGGACATTAACTGTAGAGGAAGTAGACTCACACGAAGAAGATAAGAAGGAAAGTTGTGTACGTGGGTAAGATGGgtaaatatattgtttattataCTTGATCATTTATACATCACAAACTGTTATTTGTGACTTATTACACGTTCtggaataataagaataagaataataaaaggACACAATGGTTAAATTGTACAATGCATTTCTGTTATAAACCAATTGAAGTGAATGGGGCTGAGCtgcatggtgtttttttttttttttttttaatgttttgaggCAATTCTCTTGATTCTAATCAAGTCTATTCACTCATTATAGTCACCAGAAACTCAAAGTCAGTCCACTCAGAAAGTCCAAATTCCTTCTGGTGTAAGAACAGATGAAGAAACAGTttttatctatatatatctatatttatatatacagttaatagatatatatatatttatgagtGGTATAGAATTTCTTCATGGCATTGATTTGACTGCGGGTATTTACAAATTTCTGTCAAGTTTAGGAATGTCACCGACAAGCCTTTTTTAAACTCCACTTATGTTCCATAGACAATAGATTACTATCACAGGGGATTGTGCTGATGAATACCTTTAAGACACTGTAATGAAAAATAGCtggaattgttttaaaaaggcaaaaaggaaAAGCCTGATTGTTTATCTTCTAATGTATTCAATGTAAATAAGGGCCAACTTCTACAGCAAGCTGCATGCTAgcgttattttttttatgtgacagTCAGCACAGCAAAATCACCCCTCCCCCacaaaaatgaggaaaacaataaaaattgAAACGTCAGCtatataaagataaaaagattACAATCAACAGCCTTTGTTTCGGCCTCCTggttgtcttttttctttttttttgtaccttaaCTGTGTGTAAAAAGTGACTTAAGTTAACAAAAACATCCAACTCTGTAGTGTCTGTTGTCCTGGGATCCACTTGAAACAAAACTAGATACTTGCATATATACAATCaagttcctcctctgtttttaaattgaataaGCACAGTCGTCTAATTAATGAGGCAAAGCCTCATAGTAGCAAAAGGCAACATTAAAcacttgtctcatgttttgattcaGGTGCGAGAAGCTCTTTTAACCAACAATTGGCTCCTTAAAGTCGAGCAGATTTCTAGAAAGGCTCTCCTGTTCAAACTGGTGACAAGTATAAGGTCACTCGATACAGCATTGTTTCGATGCTGAAGACGTTAACACTTACAAGAAACTGCAATGCTACACATTTCAATCCACAtgtattcttttcatttttttgggaTTGATGTACAGCAAAACTAGAGCAACAGTACTATGTAACTCATTTCACACAGGTCAGAAAGCCATTTGTTTTGGACACATTTATCTTCACTGATTGTATAACTCTTGAGTGAGAAGCAGAAACAAatccacaaaatgaaacatgaataaattaacACTAATGCCTTGACATGGCAGTTAAACCTGAGTTCTGTTTTGGAAGTGGtctcttttatttctgatgATAGTATTCTATTTCTATTCAGGCATTGATAAACTCTACTATACGTCTTGTGAGTTACACACTCTGctaaatacatacattatttcacagtttgctGTCAAGTTCCCCGGATGTGCCGCCACCCCACCCCACAACCCCTACTTTATGTCGTCAACAAGCAAACTCCTCAAAGTTGCCTAGAGTCGGGTGACGAGGTAACATGTTCGGCGTGAATCCGAGACTGTCCGAGTGACTCCGGAGGGTGTCACAGGTGCTCTGCAaaacagagggggaggaaggagggaagacgAGTTCAACCGGGTtaagggagggaaggaggggcGATGGAGGGGGTGACGATGGAGGACAGAAATGAGCCACAGGTAAAATGAATGCGACCAGGACAAATGTTGGGGGCGGGGTAAGAAAAACGTATGTGGCAAGGAGAAattgagcagaaacacaaaatacatgagGTTGATCACAATGATAGAAGGtataataaatgaatgacaCAAACATATGTGGACAGCGATGAGGtgatgaacaaaaaacagatttggaAGTTCCAAGATCAGCCACATCGCAGTGGAAAgagagtttaaagaaaaaaatcaggggGGAAGGTGGGGAAAAGAtgaatgagaggagggagaagagaaagaaaacagcatatttttagtcctgtttttttttttttttttgacactagCATGTTAAACTGTTAAATTTACGGAAGCTGAAAACAACCACATATGTCTGCAGTTCTCTCTATGTGCTCCGTGAGAAGATAACCACTGGTAGTCCCCattggcaacatttttttcactatttccAGCAGACAAAGAACCATTTGTATGTTGCGCAAACTCACTGCATGCAGACCTGCGATAACATCACAAAGTAATGCATCTAGTGATGTTATCTGGCGTGAGCCTCAAATGCATCGCCTCTAAATGGACCTCTGTGCTGCGGGGAAACAAATAGATCTCATGTGGTTCGGCTTTTTGTACAACAGTTCAATAAATACCTAATCTGTTTTCACAGGAGTACTGCGCTCTAtcctacaggaaaaaaaagattcattaTTCAGTGGAAggagcaagtttttttttttttttttagtttttgcattttgcacatATTCATAATTTTTACTGGAGAATCCAACCAACTCGTGTCTTCTGTACAGAAACGCACCAAACTAACCTGATTTTAATAACGCTTGCTGCTGTAGAATAATCACCCCTCTTTTTAGTCGACCGTCTACTAAATACAACCAAATCATTTGTAAGCCACTGAGGAAATGATGTATGAGATGGTATCAAGTATGTATGAAAAGAGAGGGACAGCATGGAGAGGGGAGCATCTATTATCAATGGGGTGTGCTACCTGGGGGCATGATTAGGCGTGACACCAGGGCTGGTTGGGTTCTCTGGAAACTCCTGGAATAGAcatgatgaaaagaaagatgggTGAGggtgactgaaatgaaaataaaaacacaatgcaaatgCTAGTAGTTAAAAAACTTGCGAGGGAGACACTGCAAGAGGTTGTTTTTCCCACCTCATTTcattaggaggaggaggacaggtgttTGAAACAAGATAAAGAAGAGACGAGTTTTTTTCTAATAAGCcgggaaaacaaaaagacaattaCTGTCATCGGTAAGCGCTCCCCCGATCACTGAGGAGAACGACAGTCAAAACTTAAAATAGAGTCAAATAGACCACTAAATGCATTACTGTACTGTCGGTCTGTTTGAGTGGAGATGTGACAATGgacttgttgaaaaaaaacGTTTATTGAATATGAGAGAAAAGAAGTACGAGAAGATGGTTCATTGTAAGCAGGTGAGCATGACATGAATGGGAAAGAATACAGTAAATATCACACTATGTAAGACTTTAGTAAAAGCACGACATACTCGTCTTCTGCCACGTTTCATTTCTAAGAGGCTGATCCTCCACAAGCCGGACGGACTGCATTAAGCTCACACACAACTCTGctgatttcttttaatttctgtGACCACGTCTTTCAgtctttttccctccacacaAGCCGTCAAAACCAAAATCCCAAACCCGAGGCAAAGTGAGCATGCATCACACAATTCACATGCAGAGACAAACCCATGGCTTTTTGAcagatttgaaagaaaagtttgtcGGATTGCTGGAAATGAAAAAGTCTTGGGCTTGTGCGACACATCATGAGGAATTAGACCTTGCGTTTCCAAGGTTCTGCCAAAAAGACAGGATGCAGACTGGTAGATACAGTTCGCTCagggacaaaacaaaacgtCTGCGCTTAACAGAAATCTGCTTAAATGCTTTTGATGAAAACGGCACCAGAAACAAGTAAATGTTTCAGCTTAcaatgagctgcagagagggatTAGTGGCTTTTAGCTGTTATTTGGACATGACCAGTGTTAGAATGAAGTTGATTAAGTGTTTTCTACACAATTAAGATCTGTTCACTGTGAAAGGAAAGTTAATTTGATGACAGTTATATTGGCGGGtcaacaacttaaaaaaaacaaaaaacgttttAAACGcacattacattaaaaataaactgcaggaaaggaaaaacagaccTCATGTGAATTAGAAATGGCCCCCCGacatctgtttttcatgttgtgcatTCATGTTGTGCATGTGGCtactgaagaaatacagactttGTTTATCCCAAATACACaaagtctgtatttcttcagtaGCCACATTCATTATATAGTTTGTAGCTGATTTCAGCAGTTCTTACAAATaggaataaaaaagaaaacctctgcAGCTCATTTAGATAGGGGTAAAAATAGATCCTTTGTGGCTGTACTTAAATGGGACGACCTTTGTTGTTCCTAACCTTCTCTTGTCGTCACTTTTGATTGTCAATACAGCCGAtctgactgctgactgctgtCAAACATTATGAGCTGCAATCAAACATCTCACTTGTTCAGTTGtctgacagcagaaaaaagctgtttacaaagaaaaacacaaatatgcaaaCATGTCGATTCACACTGAACTTATATTATTCATGGCCTCTGTGTGCTGGATGAATTATGGTGGCAATATGCAGGGGAATTAGAGGTCTCCGAGTAATACTAGCCCTCTTCAAATAGGTCTTAATAGTGAAGACCAAGTTTAGTTTCAGATTCTCATATGTTTATAGTAGCGTGTAGGATATTCCACACACAAAAGGTTCTTAgagaacatttttcatcatACCAATAGTTTGTGAACAGGTCAATGTCAGAAAACACGtcatatctattttttttttctactgtttttttgtgtcataGCTGCTAAGCTACAAAAACAGATTCAAAGCCAGCCTTTACAGTCAGTCATGACGGTAtctttcttttcactttgtCTCTTGAACAGACAAATGGACAAGAAAGAAGACAGCAACTATACTTTTCAATTATATAAAAAATGGGACTTATGATGATCAAAGTGAGACAGCACATTAAATCACTTAAGGCCTcagcatttgatttttttccattaacacATGGACAgattttaatacatttagttACTTTATTTACTTACTGCTTTCATCTATTTTTCTAAAAGTATGCAGCTCAACATGTTCGTGAGGTACTATTGCTATAATAGGTTATCAACATACATAATCAAATTAGTATTTATACttatataaagtaaataaaggACTTagcatggaaaatgaaatggacCCAATCAGCTTCCTTGTGGGACTCCCCTGGAAttgtttttaaccatttatttgtattcttGCTTTGTTCTATTAGAGAACTCCTCCCACACAGGCTCTTGAAGTGAAAAACTATATATTTTAAGCTTGGCATTAAGAAAACCATAATCAGTAACATCACTTTTAAACCTGCCTTAAATTAATGAactcaagtattttttttcccagcactGTGAGCTAATGGTTCTACAACTGCAGACTCTCCATCTTTTAGTAAGGGTTTGATTCAGCAGTATGTGATGAACATTTGCTGATTACTGCTATTAAGAAGGTGCATTTTGGTTATTAATAATTTCTTCCCTGCTCTGTATAAAGCTTACATAACAGTCTGCAGGGGAAGTGGAGGGCCGCAGTGTTAAACCGCTGGGCTCGACAAAATGCTGAGATTTAGGGCAGGACCGAAATGCCACACATTACtctagttttcattttcaagttaaAATGGGTTTTACTGCCTTGAAGGCTTTGAAAAAAAGAGTTGATCatgaaatgttaataaaacCTCCAGACCTGTTAATCTTGTTCTGCTTTCAGCTcattcttcttttctcccttAGATCCACTTGgatttttaatttgctctgaTCACACAGCCAGACATAAAGCAGTATATATAAAGCCAGTACTAAAAAACAGCTATTTCATGCTCTAAGTGAGACGCAATTTTTTGATTGAACGTGAACTCAAGAAGCTACTGCACTAcataatgtgtaaatatttaagAGTGGATTGGTGTTTGGGTCAATTGAGGCAATACGAAGTGAATATAAGAGCAGTTTATGAGtcatgatgaaaatgtaatcGGTAACAGGCCAGACGATTCACTTGTGCCTGTCCATGAACTGTAGTTTTAAGGAAACCTGGTTAGTAAAACACTTGACAaaccacaacatgaaaaaaagagtatttttttctccttgtaaGTACTGATCAACTTTCGTTTTTTGCCATTACGAGGAAATGTGCTGATTCTCATATTCAATAAGTAAATAAAGAGCACTGTTTGTATACCATTAGATACACTGATTATGCATTCATactgtgcaataaaaacaatgtttttgaaatattaatgattaTGTGTTTTAGCCCAATATGTCTTTCCTGCATGGGAAATTGAAACTAATGATGACAGTGTGCCatggcttttgttttctctctggtgcTGTTCATTAAAAGCATTTTCCAGTGTTagcagacattttgttgttgttgttcctgagCTCATCTAATAACCACAACACATTAATTTCATTCAATCAGATGCATTCTGAGAGGCTAGAATTACCAGATTGTCGCTCTGACAACGCTGTGGTCGTTTCTTGCGTATGAAGTAACCCAAAACCTTATCCTTAAACACCTGAATGCAAAAAACACCAATTACACATTATTCACATATGGAAGATGTCATGGTCAGTGACATTAAGATTAAACATTGAgtgcaaatatatatttatgtctGGAAAATATGCTTATTCAATAGTCAAGAGAGATAAATGTGCAGTAAACATaaacagccagcagcacatTAGCTTAGATTAGCATGAACACAAGGGAAAACAGCAGCAATTAAACACTTATGTCTTGTTAATCTAATCCATACATAAACTGAAGTGCAAGAATGATTGTTGTTGAAAAGTCATGAAAGTTGTGGTTCTACGGGAAGCAATGTGCTGGACTGTAGCTGTCAAATAGACAAACAGTTTGGTCCCTGAGTCACAACTTGACATTATTACACTTCAATTTTTGTTGgcatgaaacaaacaagttCTAATTTAAAAGCTTTAGAGGTACTGGTGGGTAAGTTTTGTTATCTTAGGGTAGGGCAAGGCTAGCTCTTTACCTGTTTTGAGCCTTtaagctatgctaagctaataaGCTGCTGGTTGGGCCTGAAGATACAACCTGTCTTTCTAAATTAGCTTcttcatcaaaatgtcaaactgttcctttatgattaaacacatgcagcacaaaGGTCATCTTTGGCCCAATCCCATGACACTCCTTGTGCGTTCATTGCGTGTTCATGCCTTTGGGTAGAGTATCCTGGTCCTTGCTGTGGGAAATGTCAGAGCTACATGGTcaacctgtgtttttttttaaataaagggtTATATGAACTCTGCAGATTGAGAGTATAATGGTTCTTGTTTGCTGATATCTTGTttgctaattagctagctaatgttacactTTTAGagctgatttgtgcatgacagtccTGCATTTCAATGCTGCATTTCCAGCTGAAAGGTAGGAGCACAGGTTGCTAGCGTTAACCTGAAAAGCACTGCCAGTGGTGGGGTAATGAagcagtattttttattttatctgctgaaTTAAAGTTGTAAATGATTCGTAAGCGTTTATTCTTTCTTGTCTCCATCAGATAATTAGCATTATGATAATAGCAGGATAGCCACAGTATTGCACAAGAAATTAGCGAAAAGACGGCATATTGGAAAAGTTCAGTCTTATCCGTTCATGTTAATGCCATCGACAACTACAGAAGTGGGTCTTAAAGGGTCTTATTTCATAGagggagatttcaaccactgcCCCTTGTAAGTCTGTTCTGAAGGGCAGCGGGTTCACTCGAAAACaactgctgcagttcaaactgGAGATGGGATTGAGCCTTTGACTTTTTCTACAAggtatataaacaaaaacatgtataacAGCAAACTATTTACTTCTGCATTGAATAAGTGTTCAAAGTTTTGCATTATAGTTTACAACCAATCACTTACCTCATATAGATAGTCGAAGATTTCCAGTATTGTTAAGACACTGGCTCCGATAAACAGCCCCATCTGACCTCCAATGTCACCTAGAACAAAAGAGATGAACAGATATGGGCAGGTACAGTAATTGAACAATGGTGCATGAAACCATTCCCCGTGCTGTCACTCCCAATTCAGTATCTCTCACAGTAATCTGGGCAGAATTGTCAAAAGTGTCCATCCAGCCCCAGCTTCTCATCAGGCCCAACCCAGCTGCCCTTGCAAGAGCATCagattatgaaaatgtgttccGCCTGTTTCGGTTCAAAGAGGAGGGAAGCCTCAAAGCACTGGGCACAGTGAACACACGATGTGAAGTGTGTGGTGGGGGCACCGCAGAGAGTGCTGACACCGAGGTCAGTTGCACTTTTCAGTCACCGTGAACCTGCAAACTTTGAGAATCTTACCGAGGAGCCCTGCAATTTCATAGGCTTTCTTCTGCTCAATCTTCTCATAATTCAGAGCTTCAAAGAAGATGTCCAAGACCAATATATTTTCTCTGGAGAGGGAACAGACAAAAGCACACCCAAAAGAATTTTATTTCCGATGGTATTACATCACACAAAATGATATCTCACATATCCTGTGTAACTATCTTTCATTATTGTTACATTGAAGGTGAACGATGGAGACCCAGGTCATGCTATGCCACagtacatccatccatcaacagaaaaacaacaaaaaaaaaaaagacaagaggcTGAGATCTGAATAACTGACTGCTGCCATAATACTTACCCAATATACTGCTCAGTTTTGTTGAATTTCTTAGCCAGATATTTAGCAGATGCCTTACTGGGGATCTTAACCATGGACAGCTCCTTGCCATAGCGAGTCATGTTGCAGGgggtctgacacacacagtaatcGTTGTCTTTCTCTACCAAAAAGTCTGTGGATGatcaaagtcatttaaaaatattgtgatcACTGCGAAGAATCAAACAAACCTGCACACTCAGAAGTTTCTGCTAAAAATGTCTCCACACAcgacaggagaaaaaaaaaatacatttgctgcCATCGTTCACTTTCCATGAAAGCAAATAATGACTGAAGCTATAatacagagggaggaaaaaaaaaagctctgtggGATTTATTTGATATCAGCGAAGCATAGACACATCACAAATCTCCCTAATggattttttaaacaataattttactttattattttgcttCAGCACTGTCTGGGATTAAAGCAATTCCGAGTTAAAGCTACAGAGGTGTTATATAGAAGTTAGAATAGTCTCATGCCTGTGCTGATGAACACTCGAGTGAATTAATGCAAAACTATCGCACTAACAATTGATACTTATGCAGTAAGGTGTGTGGGCTCACCTAAAGCTGGGTCAGCACAGTCTTTGTACTGCTCAGGAGTGCAAACTGTGGAGGTTCCTGTTTGAGATTGCataaaagtcaaaaataattacacaaacgGAAATGAGGAAACGCGTCTTGGCAACATATTTTAATCTGTCAAGCCTTTTTCCAAAATCATACCAGGCATGTGAACCATCCTGCAGTTGCAGTTCTCCAGCAGGTACCGGGTTTCACAGTCAATGCGGCAGGCGGTGATGCTGTACGTGGAGAAGAATTCAGAGTCTATGGGCGTAGACTTGCAATCTCCCCAAGGCGGAGGGAGGTACTGAAGCTGAAAGAGCAAACAGCACATGTTTTCCCTCAGTATATGGGCACGCAGgataacaacaaataaaaacatattacaAGCCCGGTACAGCTCAAGTACAAAAGAGGACAACAAGCTGACAAAACCCAACAGAAAATGTCtcgaacataaaaaaaaaatatatatatatataataataatacagaagcatttaaatgaaaatgcgCACTGAGACACTACTGGCACAAAAATGTCCAGTCGAAACAACATTATTGCTCATGTATAGCAGCAAGCAGACACCATGCAGAACATTACTGATGCAGGTCTAGTCCCCGGTAGGAAGCAGAATACCATGGGAATAGAGACAAGCTTAAGAGGAATCTGTAAAATATGTAGTTTCAGACAGGACACCACAATCAATGGACAAATTTTACAACCCTGAGAACAGAACTCAGAACAATAAACAGTTTACAGGTTTGTCGGATGAACGAACACATGAATTTAACAGACGTTATACAGAGCGTTACATCTTGTTTAATAGTAAATAATAAGTCCTAATGAATAAACGACTCTCCAGAAGCTAATGAAAGCATTTTTATAGTTGATTAACTATCTAAATGTTCTAATCTAAGCCCTGGAGAGTTTATTAAAACACTACTCTGACTGCATAACCCCTGTGAATTTAAACAATTTAGTGAAGATGTGGAGTTTGCAGTCTCATTAGAGGTAAAACTCTCATTAAAAGGTGAAGAGCAGGTCATTACAATTATGGGCAACTGAGGGAATTCTCAATGAATCCACTAATGAGGAATATTTAATGCCGGAATCTTAAGGTTTGGGTTTGCGCTAAACATTAGACCCATGGTGCTCGTCTTGTAATTGCAGCTTGATGtgccccgtgtgtgtgtgtgtgcgcacgcgcacacgcacacgcacacgcacacgtgtGGAGCACACGTGTGGAGCTTtcttttaacactttaaaagaGCTCTTATTTTGGTGGACCtaacacactgacagtgaagCACCAACAAGACTCTCAGTCCgtttttaaaagtcttgttTACAGCAATTTATGGTAATGAATGCCCACTTCTCATTCTCAAGACAAAAACTAACCAATTATTTATGAGGGTCACCGATGCTTGCTTGGGCATTTGTGCATGTTGCTACTAATTGCAGTGGGAGCTAGCCAACAGTCAATGCCAAAGGCTTCTTCGCTGACAAACTTCACAGGGAAATGATAATGCTATTGTCACTGTAATTCTCAATCTTCTCCACTGGCTCTAACCTGGCTAACTCAGACAGTCCGAAGCTCATTAAGTCaataaaaagtgacagagaTAGAGTGGAATTCACTGAAGGAGTGCACTTATACTAGTAAACATGATTAAGCCTTTATTGGACTCCATTTCTAGCCCACAGACTCTCATAACTGGAGTTACACTGGAAATAAAACCCCAGTGCAATAACTGCTTGACTTCAAACTGATGCCAGAGTCCTCGTGGGTAATAAAACCTAATGAATCACATTGTCTGGTCCCTCCAGATGACATTAAGTAGCGGTCCAGTGGATCGTCCCAAGAAGACATGAAAGTAAAACgaacaaaaggaaaagtgtCAACAGAACCATCCATGGCAGTGAAAGGGTAAAGCCAAACAACAGCCTTGATGTAGATACAGACTCGGATGGATTTGACTTAAAGCTGGAATGGAACACATTAGCTGCTCTTTACTGATATGTATTAAACAGAGACGACAATGACACACTGCTGATGTGGTTGCATGTCGTTGCTTCAGCCACACAGAGGAAGGGGACAGATGGATCCAGTCCCtggggagggaggcagggagggagtgGGGGACTAGCAGATGAAAGTGTAGGACTTAATGATGGAGTGTGTAGCTATTTAACAATACAGCATTTGTGGCATGCAGCAAGCCCAGACAGTCATACGCTACCCTCTGCTCTTGGGTGGAAACGAACGTTTGGAAGCCGGGGGCGACCCCGAAGCCCAGCTCATGGAGGAAAGGAGGCTCTGACTGAGTGTGAAGCTGTACCTTTATGCCGGCCTCATAGGACGTCTCATCTAGGGCGAGGGGGTGAGGGAACACAGCCCACATGATTATCAAAAATAATAAGAGGAGCAACAGCAAAGGCAAGGGGCGGAAAGCGGTCGACTCCTCTCTGGATGGTAAGACAGCCCTTTGTCTGATAACAATGATACAGCTACAACTCCCAGTGGTGCGTGAAGACTCGGCAGCAGTGGTGCGCTGGTGGGTTGTCATTCAGCCATTCTCCTCTTACATCCACTCAAGCTTGAGTGAGGACACATCTCAGTTTCATCCATGACATTACTCCAGTTAAAA
Above is a window of Acanthopagrus latus isolate v.2019 chromosome 21, fAcaLat1.1, whole genome shotgun sequence DNA encoding:
- the asic1c gene encoding acid-sensing ion channel 1C isoform X2 → MVEAPPAESVALGPPRQNDSQETPVKKSSSLKPSWREITVSFIMRTKIHGLKFVFSPDKSKPQRVVWIMAFFVCVSLLCTWSWNRILYLMSYPAITKIYMVWAHNMSFPAVTFCNKNVFRASTLTRDDLYHSGYWMDLMYPNHTVMEKSLSILKDSHKQGLLSLLDFNNYSPHPDYRINTTEMMGRLGHQLEDMLLECRFRGETCTYKNFSTIYTRYGKCYTFNSGLDGNPLLTTLKGGTGNGLEIMLDIQQDEYLPVWGETDETSYEAGIKVQLHTQSEPPFLHELGFGVAPGFQTFVSTQEQRLQYLPPPWGDCKSTPIDSEFFSTYSITACRIDCETRYLLENCNCRMVHMPGTSTVCTPEQYKDCADPALDFLVEKDNDYCVCQTPCNMTRYGKELSMVKIPSKASAKYLAKKFNKTEQYIGENILVLDIFFEALNYEKIEQKKAYEIAGLLGDIGGQMGLFIGASVLTILEIFDYLYEVFKDKVLGYFIRKKRPQRCQSDNLEFPENPTSPGVTPNHAPRAPVTPSGVTRTVSDSRRTCYLVTRL